One Nitrospirota bacterium genomic window, TGGCGTCGCGGCAGCTCGCCATCCTGGAGTGGGACGACCTACGGCTGTCGCGGGCGGAGGCCACCGCGATCGCGCGCGCACACGGTGGATCGCGGCTCCCGCGGGCGGCCCTGTCGCAGCTGGTGGCGCGAGCGTCTGGCTGGGCGGCAGGCGTAACTCTCCTGCGCGACGATTGGTTGACCGCGGCCGCGGCAAACCCCTCCCCACAGGCCGATCCACGGGCCGTGCGCGACTATTTCGACGCCGAGGTGTTTGCCCACATCGAGCAGCGCGCCCGGACGCTGCTGCTTACGACCGCGTACCTTGAGACCGTGACGCCTGAGGCGGCCGTGCGCCTCTCCGGAATGCGCGATGCAGGGGCGATCCTATCGGAGCTGGCCCAGCGCCGCCTGTTCGTCGAGGAACACACGGGCGCGCCCAATGCTGCATACCGGTATCACCCCATGTTTCGTGACCTCCTCATCGACCGCGCCGAGCAGGCGCTCCGCCCGCCGGCCTTACGCCGCGTTCAGCGAGCCGCGGCGCAGGAGCTACTCGCGGCAGGGGCGGTGGCTGACGCCGCGGCTCTGTTTGGGCAAACCGGGGATGCGCCCTCCCTCGCCGAGCTGATCCGCCAACAGGCTGGGCACCTGGTGCGTGAGGGGCACGAGCAGACCGTCCGCGCGTGGCTGTCGCGCCTGCCTCCGCGCCTTCTGCGTACAGACCCCTGGCTCGGGTACTGGTCAGGCGTGTGCCGTCTCTCAGTGGACCCCACCGACAGTCTGGCCCACTTTGAGCGAGCGGCCGAGGGCTTTGCGGCGGGAGGGGATCGGGACGGCCAGTGGGCCAGCGCGATCGGCGCATTGCGCGCGATCCTGATCGAGTCGCACGCATTTCGCCGTATGGACCCCTGGATCAAGGTGGTGGATCGTCTGTCTCAAGAACTCGACGCCGTCCCTCCCACCCAGTTCGCGGACCAGGCCATTCCTGCGATCCTCTTTGCCCTGACGCTCCGCCGGCCGGATCATCCCGACATCGAACAATGGGTCGCGCGCGCACACGGGGTGCTTGACGAGTCCACGCACCCCACGGCGCGGCTGGAGAGCGGCTACGCGCTCGTGACGTGGTACAACTGGCGGGGCGAGCCGGCGCAGGCCCGCACCGTGGTCGGTTCCCTGCGATGGCGATTCAGCGTGGTGAGGAACGGATCGCCGATGCATTTTCAGAAAAAATCGCCGCACAAGCCGCTCAGGATGCTCAAGGCGATCATCGCCCTCGGTGGGCGTCACATCGCGGAGGACCAGATCACCGACGCACTCTGGCCCGAGGCTGACGGCGATCGCGCGCACAAGGCTTTTTCCGTGACCCTAACCCGACTGCGCCGCCTCTTGGGCATTGACCACGCCATGGTCGTCTCCCACGGGCGCGTGAGCCTTGATCCCGCGCGCTGCTGGGTGGACACCTGGGCGTTTGAGCGGCTCGTCTCAGGCGCGGGCCAACCAGCCAAGACCGACTCGGCCGGACGCGGCAAAGACGCCTCCGACGCCGGGCGTGTCGCGCGGCTGGAGCGAGCGGCCACGCTGTATCAGGGACCGTTCCTTCCCGATGAGGGTGATGGACCCTGGCTCACCGCCACGCGAGCGCGGGAGAAGGCCGGGTATCTGCGCTGCCTTCGCGCCTTGGGGCAGCACTGGATCGAACGAGGCGAGTGGGCAACGGCTGCCGGGTGGTACGAGAAGGGGTTGGAGGCGGACGAGCTCGCCGAGGAATGGTATCAGCACCTGGTCGCCTGCTACGTTCACCTGGGCCGCCACGCCGAGGCCCGCTCGGTCTACCAGCGCTGCGAGCGGCTCCTGGCCGCCCACCTCGGCATCCAACCCTCTGAAACGACCAAGGCCCTCATCCCCAAGGGCTAGGCTGGTCCATACTGCGCCTGGATCCAGCGTGGGCCAATCTGTAGTCGATCTGTGGCGGAGGCTGTGAGAAAATCTTGCACATAGGCTGGATGGACTGTTGGTATTCGCTCACGGCAAGTCTAAGGGGTCGGTCATGAAGATGAGAGTCATGTCAGGGATCGCGGCTGCTGTCGGTTTACTCGTGATGGTCCTGGGCGCTTGCAGCAGCGACAGGGACAACGGAGCCCCGCTTCCGCCGGGATCTGCCGTCATCGGCGCGAGCGGCGGGACCGTAACCTCCGCGGACGGTAAGCTCACCCTGACCATCCCGGCCGGGGCGTTGGGGAATGCCGAGACGATCACAATCGAGTCAATCGATCCGAGCGGCTTGCCGACATCCCTCGACGGGGCCAAGCCGAGTTTCGCCTTTGAGATGAAACCTGACGGACTTCAGTTCAGTCAACCGGTGGACCTTGCGATGACGTTGGAGAACTTTTCCGGCCAGTTCGGTAAGAGCCTGGACGGGGGAGTGGTCGTGCTGCTCACTTCTTCAGGGAACACCATCGAGCCGGTGGACCAGCAAGGACTGGACATTGACCTGTCCACCGGGACCGCCACGGTGACGGGGAAGATCTCCCATTTTTCCACCCTTCAGGGGATCATCGCCCCCGGAGTCACGGCGAAGATCGAGATTGAAAAAAACATCATTCCAGTAGGCGAGAATTTCAATGTCACGGTGACGGTCGAGAAGTCGGCGGAATCAACGGTGATGTCAGATCGAGTGCGATATGGAGATTTTAGCAGTGGGCCCATTGGGACGTTCTGGGATAACCTGGAAGGTACGTTGGGGAGTCTTCGGCACGACGGAGCGTTCACTGTTCAGAGAGCCATCGATTATTGGTGTAATACGGCCGGATTAGCGAGGTACAAGGCCGATGTCATCCTGGAAAGCTTGGACATAGCCTTTCTACCCGTTGAGGACACCTTCACCGTTCAGTACCGTATCCACGGAGAGACCAACATTATCTGCCTGGCGAGCGGAGCAGAGGATGGGCTGACCGAAACCGGTCCTGGCCCTGTGGGGCTATTCTCCGTGGTCCCGGTTGAAAGCACCCATTTGGTGGGAGAGACCTTCGAGATCAAGCTAACCGAGGATCTGGTGGACTCGATTTCGAGTCCGAGGTTTGAGATTCGCATCACGGACATCAACCGTAATATCCTATCTTCACCCACGCTCTCCGGTTCCACGGGAGCCGCCGATGTGAGTTTGGATCACATCGAAAACAAGTTTGGCCCGTATGGTCGCCTCGAAGTGATGGCGCCTTCCCTGGAGCAAGACAACACCCAGACCCTTCAATATACCTGTCAAAAAGCGGGGGATACCGCCCTGGAGGTGACCCTGTTGATGTATAGGCCGGATAATGAAGTTCTGGGTGTGCGGCACCTGGTGGCCCTTGTCCACTGCCGGACTCCTTCAGACTCCGGGACCGGAGGGGGCGATACCGGTGGTGGGGGCGGCACGGGTGGTGGAGGTGATACCGGTGGCGGGGGTGACACGGGTGGTGGAGGCGGTACGGGTGGTGGAGGCGATACAGGCGGTGGAGGTGGTACGGGGGGTGGAGGCGGTACCGGGGGAAACACGGCGAACCTGTCGGATGCCACAGGAAGCATCACCAATGTTCAGGCCGCCCCTTCCCTATGCACGGTCACTCCAGACCCAGCGGGGACCGAGGTCACGGTGAACTGTCCTGATCAGGCACAAGGTGTTCATTTGGCGGCATACATCAACCTGCAATCACATGCCCCCAGGCTTCTTGTTTTTCAGGTCACTGTCGCTGCAATTGCATATGCTGCCCTCCTAGATTGCACGGTCACTGCCTGTACCGGTATCGAAACGAACTTTGCTGGCGATGTGCTCAGGGCTATCTTGGTTCGTAACGTTCTGCTCCAATTTTTCAATACAACAAACGGCCAGGCGGCCGGCTCGGCCACCCTGAACGCCGATCTTTCAGTCTTTGCTGCTGATCCCTCGATGGACCCGCCTCCAGGAGCCGTGGCCTGGAAGGTGGTGAACCCTGAGATCAGCCCCGTGCATGAAGACGGGCCTTTTCTACTGACTGAGCGCCATCCTGTTAATGACTTACCTGTGGGTGCGCACTGGGCGCCACCTGATCTCTGCGCGTTTGATCACCTGCACGGCCCGTTCGAGGGTCATGAAGATCCCGCGCCTGGTCCCCCCACGACGGAATCGGCGTGCGGACATGGCGTGCTGGTGTGGCTGTTCTGATTCCTCACAATCCTCGCGTAGGATGGTCTCGCCACGGCCGCTGTGGTCGGATCGGTCGTGGTGGGGGCGAAGGCGTGGTGCTGTCCTGCAACGGCTCCAGCGCGTTGCCGTGATTCCCGGGAGCTTCTAACCGGGGAGCGGCTCAGGGCGCATCGGATTCCTTCGGCACCGGCAGCCCCTCTCGGGCCATGATCTTCAACGCGTTGGTGGTGGGGCAGGGGCCGGGGCGGAGGCGGTAGTCGAAGGAGAGGCCGCGCTCGTCCACGGTTTCGCGGAAGTGGTGGGTGGAGATGCGGTGACTTTCTCCCTCCAGCTTGACCAGCTCCAGATCGTGCGTACTCACCAGGCCGATGGCGTTGGCCGCGGCAAGTGCGCGCACGTAGTGGCGGCTGCCGATCAGGCGCTCGCGGTTGTTCGTGCCGCGAAAGATCTCATCGATCAAGAAGAACACGGGCGGGCCGTTCGTGTTGCGCGCCGCGTCGAGCAGGTACTTGAGGCGTTTGACCTCCGCGTAAAAATACGACAGACCGGCGTCGAGCGAGTCATCCACGCGAATACAGCAGACCAGGCGCATCCAAGGCGATGTCCAGCTCGCGGCGCACACCGGTGCGCCGGCTTCAGCCAGGCACAGGTTGACGCCAAGTGTTCGCAAGAACGTACTCTTTCCTGACATGTTGGAGCCGGTGACGATCGACAGCGCGCCCAGGCCCTTGAGCGTGAAGTCGTTCCTCACGCGGGTTTCGGGCGGCAGGAGGGGGTGGCCGACCGACGTGGCGACCAGGGCGACCTCGGCCGACGGGTCGGTGGGAAGTTTGAGATCCGGGTACGCGAAGTCCGGGTGGGTTGCGGCGTAGTGTCCGAGTGCGGACGCGGCTTCGATTCGGCCGAGCCGCTCGATCCAGATCGGCAGGTGGTCCGCAATCTCCGCGTGAAGCTTGCGATACCGTTCCGCGAAAAAGAGATCCCACGGAAGAATCAGGTTGACCGACAGGTGCGCGAGCGGATTGGCCCGCAGGTTCAGCGCACCGACGAGGCCGGCCAGTCGACGCGTGGCGGCTGACGGGCGATCGGTCGTGGATGTGAACGGTTCGAGAACCTGCCGGAGCGCGGGCTGCGTCCGGTACGAGCGACGTTCCAGCACCGCAAAGACTCGGGAGTACGGCGCAAGGTCGGCTTCCAGCTCCACGGCCTGCGAAAAGGCGGTCGCGATCTGGGGAGCGACGAACCAGAAGATCGCGCCATAGGCAATGAGCGACAGCACCCAGTACCCTGGCGCGCCTGCTGCGAGCGAGGCGGTCAACAGCGTAGCGGTGAGCGCGGCCAGCACGAGTGAGAGCGCCAAGATGAATCCGAGCTTCGGAGGCCGGCCTTGGCTCACGGCCGCGACGACCCGCCCGCCATCCAGAGGAGCGGGGGAGATTTGCTTGGCCTGGAGAATCAATCGGTCTCGAAACAGGGGCAGTCGCTCCATTTCCCTGACGAGCGCACGCCGTTCGTGGAAGTGTTCGGGATCAGGTTGCAGGATCCAACGACGAAGTTCTGCTCGGCCGGTGCTGGAAATGGTCGTGTCCAGCCAACGCAACAGCGAGTGAGCGCCCGTGATGTCCAGATCCGTGGCGTAGGGATGGTCGTCGGGTGCAGGATGGTCTGCGGGAGGAACCGTGGACCAATCCAGCCGTACGCGCGCCAGGTGAGCGCGCTTGAGCGCGATCCACGCGTCCAATCGGCGGATCTTGCTCTTGAGCCGCCCATGGGAACGGGCCACGAGCAGAAACACCGCCCCGAACACGATCAATGGGATCCACCCGCCTCGGGCGCGGTCGGCAAACGCGGAAATGGTGACGGCAACCGCGCCTGTGACGAAGATGGCGACCCGCCAGCGCGTAAACAACGCACTCGCGCGCGCGGCCCGGTGCCTTCTGGTCTCGAGTTGTGCGACCAACCGCTCAAACGTGCGCGCGACGAGGGCGTTACGAGAAAGCCCGATTCTGGTCATGCTCGTCCAACGGTTGTTCGAAGGTAGTCGGTAATGCTGGGGGAGGTCAGGGTCAGCCCCAAGCGGGTCTTGGCTTTGG contains:
- a CDS encoding BTAD domain-containing putative transcriptional regulator, with product MGRASTGLAKFTPPDATGLVARPRLFRLVDRASRRAAVWVTGPPGSGKTSLVASYLRSRRVPAIWYRMDEGDSDPSSFGRALALAARRLHPGPWTPLPPPSPASRARVGASPRGFFRELYARLRRPAVLVLDDYQAAGEGADLNRVILAGLSEIPNRLTVIVISRHAPLPIFARLLASRQLAILEWDDLRLSRAEATAIARAHGGSRLPRAALSQLVARASGWAAGVTLLRDDWLTAAAANPSPQADPRAVRDYFDAEVFAHIEQRARTLLLTTAYLETVTPEAAVRLSGMRDAGAILSELAQRRLFVEEHTGAPNAAYRYHPMFRDLLIDRAEQALRPPALRRVQRAAAQELLAAGAVADAAALFGQTGDAPSLAELIRQQAGHLVREGHEQTVRAWLSRLPPRLLRTDPWLGYWSGVCRLSVDPTDSLAHFERAAEGFAAGGDRDGQWASAIGALRAILIESHAFRRMDPWIKVVDRLSQELDAVPPTQFADQAIPAILFALTLRRPDHPDIEQWVARAHGVLDESTHPTARLESGYALVTWYNWRGEPAQARTVVGSLRWRFSVVRNGSPMHFQKKSPHKPLRMLKAIIALGGRHIAEDQITDALWPEADGDRAHKAFSVTLTRLRRLLGIDHAMVVSHGRVSLDPARCWVDTWAFERLVSGAGQPAKTDSAGRGKDASDAGRVARLERAATLYQGPFLPDEGDGPWLTATRAREKAGYLRCLRALGQHWIERGEWATAAGWYEKGLEADELAEEWYQHLVACYVHLGRHAEARSVYQRCERLLAAHLGIQPSETTKALIPKG